The Geobacillus stearothermophilus ATCC 12980 genome contains a region encoding:
- the radA gene encoding DNA repair protein RadA has translation MAKKKTKFVCQECGYESAKWLGRCPGCQTWNSFVEEIEPVRTAVRGAFLHSEPSGSAKPVPITAVAAVQEPRIETNSAEFNRVLGGGIVKGSLVLIGGDPGIGKSTLLLQASAQLAARHTVLYVSGEESVKQVKLRAGRLRAESDHLYVLAEANLEYIVSAIETIQPSCVVIDSIQTVYRTDITSAPGSVAQVRECTAELMKIAKTKGVAIFIVGHVTKEGAIAGPRILEHMVDTVLYFEGERHHTYRILRAVKNRFGSTNEIGIFEMRDIGLREVENPSEVFLEERSHGAAGSTVVAAMEGTRPVLVEIQALVSPTSFGNPRRMATGLDHNRVSLLMAVLEKRVGLLLQNQDAYLKVAGGVKLDEPAIDLAIAVSIASSFRDRPTNPTDVIIGEVGLTGEVRRVSRIEQRVQEAVKLGFSRVIVPKNNLAGWQPPASVQVIGVSHVAEALEHTMI, from the coding sequence ATGGCGAAAAAGAAGACGAAATTTGTTTGCCAAGAGTGCGGATACGAATCGGCGAAGTGGCTCGGCCGCTGCCCGGGATGCCAAACGTGGAACTCATTCGTCGAGGAAATCGAGCCGGTCAGAACCGCTGTGCGTGGGGCATTTCTCCATTCGGAGCCGTCCGGGTCCGCTAAACCGGTTCCGATTACTGCCGTTGCCGCGGTGCAAGAGCCGCGCATCGAAACGAACAGTGCAGAGTTCAATCGCGTGCTCGGTGGGGGGATCGTCAAAGGGTCGCTCGTCTTAATCGGCGGCGACCCCGGCATCGGCAAGTCGACGCTGTTGCTGCAGGCCTCAGCGCAACTGGCGGCTAGGCATACAGTGTTGTATGTATCGGGCGAGGAATCCGTCAAACAGGTAAAACTGCGCGCTGGGCGCCTTCGCGCCGAGTCCGATCATCTGTATGTGTTAGCGGAGGCGAATTTGGAATATATTGTATCAGCGATTGAAACGATTCAGCCCTCCTGTGTCGTGATTGATTCAATCCAGACGGTGTACCGGACGGATATTACGTCAGCGCCGGGCAGTGTCGCCCAAGTGCGCGAGTGCACCGCTGAGTTGATGAAAATCGCCAAAACAAAAGGCGTCGCCATTTTTATCGTCGGCCATGTGACGAAAGAAGGGGCGATCGCCGGGCCGCGCATTCTCGAGCATATGGTCGATACCGTCCTTTATTTTGAGGGGGAGCGGCATCATACGTACCGCATTTTGCGGGCGGTGAAAAACCGCTTCGGTTCGACGAATGAAATCGGTATTTTTGAAATGCGCGACATCGGGCTGCGGGAAGTGGAAAATCCGTCCGAAGTGTTTTTGGAAGAGCGATCGCACGGGGCGGCGGGTTCGACGGTGGTGGCGGCCATGGAAGGGACGCGCCCGGTTCTGGTGGAAATTCAAGCGCTCGTTTCGCCGACAAGCTTCGGCAACCCGAGGCGGATGGCGACCGGCCTCGATCATAACCGCGTGTCGTTGCTTATGGCCGTATTGGAAAAGCGGGTCGGGCTGCTGTTGCAAAACCAAGATGCCTATTTGAAGGTGGCGGGCGGAGTGAAGCTTGATGAGCCGGCCATTGACCTAGCCATCGCCGTCAGCATCGCCTCAAGCTTTCGCGATCGGCCGACCAATCCGACCGACGTCATTATCGGTGAAGTCGGGTTGACCGGGGAAGTGCGGCGTGTCTCCCGCATTGAACAGCGTGTGCAAGAGGCTGTCAAACTAGGTTTTTCCCGTGTCATTGTACCGAAAAACAATTTGGCAGGTTGGCAGCCGCCGGCAAGCGTTCAGGTGATCGGCGTTTCCCATGTGGCTGAGGCGCTCGAGCATACGATGATTTGA
- the ctsR gene encoding transcriptional regulator CtsR codes for MPNISDIIEQYLKQVLNMSDQDIVEIKRSEIANKFRCVPSQINYVINTRFTLERGYIVESKRGGGGYIRIMKVKTKSEAQLIDQLLELIDHRISQSSAEDVIKRLMEEKVISEREAKMMLSVMDRSVLYIDLPERDELRARMLKAMLTSLKYK; via the coding sequence GTGCCAAACATTTCCGACATTATCGAGCAATATTTGAAGCAAGTACTCAATATGAGCGACCAAGACATCGTTGAAATTAAACGAAGTGAAATTGCTAATAAATTCCGATGTGTTCCCTCGCAAATCAACTATGTCATCAACACGAGATTCACGCTCGAGCGCGGATATATTGTTGAAAGCAAGCGCGGTGGCGGCGGCTATATCCGCATTATGAAAGTAAAGACGAAAAGCGAGGCGCAGCTGATTGACCAGTTGCTCGAGCTGATCGACCACCGCATCAGCCAGTCGAGCGCCGAAGATGTGATAAAACGACTTATGGAAGAAAAGGTGATTTCGGAGCGGGAAGCGAAAATGATGTTGAGCGTGATGGATCGCTCCGTTTTATATATCGATTTGCCCGAGCGGGATGAACTGCGGGCGCGCATGTTAAAGGCGATGCTGACGTCGCTAAAGTATAAGTAG
- the ispF gene encoding 2-C-methyl-D-erythritol 2,4-cyclodiphosphate synthase: protein MFRIGQGFDVHQLVEGRPLIIGGVHIPHEKGLLGHSDADVLLHAVADACLGAIGAGDIGRHFPDDDPRYKDADSTELLAHVWTLVRKEGYALVNADCTIIAQKPKMAPYIEEMKAVIARLLEAERTQVNVKATTTEKLGFTGRGEGIAAQAVVLLKKSGE, encoded by the coding sequence ATGTTTCGCATCGGACAAGGGTTTGACGTTCACCAGCTCGTTGAAGGGCGTCCGCTTATCATTGGCGGCGTACATATTCCGCATGAGAAAGGGCTGCTCGGCCATTCGGATGCCGATGTGCTGCTCCACGCGGTGGCGGACGCGTGCCTTGGAGCGATTGGCGCCGGCGATATCGGACGGCATTTTCCTGATGATGACCCGCGCTATAAAGACGCGGACTCAACCGAATTGTTGGCGCACGTATGGACGCTCGTCCGGAAGGAAGGGTATGCATTGGTGAACGCCGACTGTACGATTATCGCTCAAAAGCCGAAAATGGCTCCGTACATTGAGGAGATGAAAGCCGTGATCGCCCGCCTGCTTGAAGCCGAGCGCACACAAGTGAACGTCAAGGCGACGACAACGGAAAAACTCGGGTTCACCGGGCGCGGGGAAGGCATTGCCGCCCAAGCGGTCGTGTTGCTTAAAAAGAGCGGGGAGTAA
- a CDS encoding protein arginine kinase, whose amino-acid sequence MSFGKFFNTAVSAWMSQEGPNSDIVLSSRIRLARNIVDFRFPTLFSSEEAKQIVALFERAFVHRPYGEAGRFELLKMSELQPIEKRVLVEKHLISPHLAEDSPFGACLLSENEEISIMINEEDHIRIQCLFPGLQLAEALEAASELDDWIEGHVNYAFDERLGYLTSCPTNVGTGLRASVMMHLPALVLTQQINRIIPAINQLGLVVRGTYGEGSEALGDIFQISNQITLGKSEEDIVADLHTIVEQLIAQERAARQALVKTLGIQLEDKVFRSYGILANCRVIDSKEAAQCLSDVRLGIDLGYIKNVSRNILNELMILTQPGFLQQYAGGVLRPEERDVRRAALIRERLRMETRRKMEGDER is encoded by the coding sequence ATGTCATTTGGAAAGTTTTTCAACACAGCGGTCAGCGCTTGGATGAGCCAGGAGGGGCCGAATTCGGACATCGTGTTGAGCAGCCGCATCCGGCTGGCGCGCAATATTGTTGATTTTCGTTTCCCAACGCTGTTTAGCAGCGAAGAGGCGAAACAAATCGTTGCCTTGTTTGAGCGCGCGTTCGTCCATCGTCCGTATGGGGAAGCGGGACGGTTTGAACTGTTGAAAATGTCGGAGCTTCAACCGATTGAAAAACGGGTATTGGTGGAAAAGCACTTAATCAGCCCGCATTTGGCTGAAGATTCGCCGTTTGGCGCCTGCCTGCTTTCGGAAAATGAGGAAATCAGCATTATGATCAACGAGGAAGACCATATCCGCATTCAGTGTCTGTTTCCAGGGCTTCAGCTTGCCGAGGCGCTTGAGGCGGCGAGCGAGTTGGATGATTGGATTGAAGGGCATGTCAACTATGCGTTCGATGAACGGCTTGGTTACTTAACGAGCTGTCCGACGAACGTCGGAACGGGGTTGCGGGCGTCGGTGATGATGCATCTTCCGGCGCTGGTGCTGACGCAGCAGATCAACCGCATCATCCCTGCCATCAACCAGTTGGGACTCGTCGTCCGCGGCACGTACGGGGAAGGAAGTGAGGCTTTAGGGGACATTTTCCAAATTTCGAACCAAATTACGCTCGGAAAATCAGAAGAAGATATTGTCGCTGATTTGCATACGATCGTTGAGCAGCTCATCGCCCAAGAAAGGGCGGCTCGCCAGGCATTAGTGAAAACGTTGGGCATACAATTAGAAGACAAGGTATTCCGTTCATACGGCATATTGGCCAACTGCCGCGTCATCGATTCGAAGGAGGCGGCGCAATGCCTGTCGGATGTGCGTTTAGGGATCGATTTAGGATATATCAAAAACGTCTCGCGCAACATTTTAAATGAGCTGATGATTTTGACGCAGCCAGGATTTTTGCAACAATATGCCGGAGGGGTGCTTCGCCCTGAGGAACGGGATGTCCGCCGGGCGGCGTTGATTCGGGAACGCTTAAGGATGGAAACACGAAGAAAGATGGAGGGTGATGAACGATGA
- a CDS encoding PIN/TRAM domain-containing protein → MVKRVVQLFFFAVGGTLGAMFLPDLLALLNVSDMPLIHNSYTLAVLGAVLFFLLTFWLVDYVVDMVRWVEETLVRAPAADVLFGSLGLIFGLIIAFLVVMPLQSFRIQVLNTVLPIFLTILLGYLGFRVGLKKRNELMNLFSLSNRMTKKKGGETENEAPKGGAVKILDTSVIIDGRIADICQTGFLEGPLVIPRFVLEELQHIADSSDVLKRNRGRRGLDILNRIQKEMAMKVEIHEADFSDVQEVDSKLVKLAKQLQGVVVTNDFNLNKVCELQNVRVLNINDLANAVKPIVLPGEELNVHVIKDGKEHNQGVAYLDDGTMIVVEDGKEYIGKRVDVLVTSVLQTSAGRMIFAKLKLLQKAL, encoded by the coding sequence ATGGTCAAACGTGTCGTACAACTATTTTTTTTCGCCGTAGGCGGAACGCTGGGCGCCATGTTTTTGCCTGATTTGCTTGCGCTGTTGAATGTAAGCGACATGCCGCTCATCCATAATTCCTATACGTTGGCGGTGTTGGGCGCTGTTCTTTTCTTTTTGTTGACGTTTTGGCTTGTGGATTATGTTGTGGACATGGTGCGCTGGGTCGAGGAAACATTGGTAAGGGCGCCTGCTGCTGACGTGCTGTTTGGCAGCCTCGGGCTGATTTTTGGTCTTATTATTGCGTTTTTGGTCGTCATGCCGCTGCAATCGTTTCGAATTCAAGTGTTGAACACGGTGCTGCCGATTTTTTTGACGATCTTGCTTGGCTATTTAGGGTTTCGTGTCGGCTTAAAGAAACGGAATGAGCTGATGAACTTATTTTCTCTTTCCAATCGAATGACAAAGAAAAAAGGCGGAGAAACCGAGAACGAGGCGCCGAAAGGTGGAGCGGTGAAAATTTTGGACACAAGCGTCATCATCGATGGGCGGATCGCGGACATTTGCCAAACCGGGTTTTTGGAAGGCCCGCTTGTCATTCCCCGTTTTGTGTTAGAGGAGCTCCAGCATATCGCCGACTCCTCCGATGTGCTGAAGCGAAACCGCGGCCGCCGCGGCTTGGATATTTTAAACCGCATTCAAAAAGAGATGGCGATGAAGGTGGAAATTCATGAGGCCGACTTCAGCGATGTGCAAGAAGTCGACAGCAAGCTCGTCAAACTAGCCAAACAGCTTCAAGGCGTCGTCGTCACAAACGATTTCAACTTGAACAAAGTGTGTGAGCTGCAAAACGTGCGCGTCCTTAATATCAACGATTTGGCTAATGCCGTCAAGCCGATCGTCCTGCCGGGCGAGGAGCTGAATGTGCATGTCATTAAGGACGGAAAGGAACATAACCAGGGCGTTGCTTACTTGGATGACGGAACGATGATTGTTGTCGAAGACGGCAAAGAATATATCGGCAAACGGGTTGACGTCCTAGTCACCAGCGTGTTACAAACATCTGCGGGGAGAATGATTTTTGCCAAGCTGAAGCTGTTGCAAAAAGCGCTGTAA
- the clpC gene encoding ATP-dependent protease ATP-binding subunit ClpC: MMFGRFTERAQKVLALAQEEAIRLGHNNIGTEHILLGLIREGEGIAAKALMALGLDPDKIQKEVESLIGRGNEVSHTLHYTPRAKKVIELSMDEARKLGHSYVGTEHILLGLIREGEGVAARVLNNLGVSLNKARQQVLQLLGSNESVSGHGGGGASHVSTPTLDSLARDLTAIAREGRLDPVIGRSKEIQRVIEVLSRRTKNNPVLIGEPGVGKTAIAEGLAQQIVNNEVPETLRDKRVMTLDMGTVVAGTKYRGEFEDRLKKVMDEIRQAGNIILFIDELHTLIGAGGAEGAIDASNILKPALARGELQCIGATTLDEYRKYIEKDAALERRFQPIHVDEPTVEESIQILKGLRDRYEAHHRVSISDEAIIQAVKLSDRYITDRFLPDKAIDLIDEACSKVRLRSFTAPPKLKELEQKLEEVRKEKDAAVQSQEFEKAASLRDMEQRLREELEETKRAWKEKQGQENLEVTVEDIAAVVSSWTGIPVSKLAETETERLLKLEEILHSRVVGQDEAVKAVAKAVRRARAGLKDPKRPIGSFIFLGPTGVGKTELARALAEAMFGDEDALIRIDMSEYMEKHSTSRLIGSPPGYVGYEEGGQLTEKVRRKPYSVVLLDEMEKAHPDVFNILLQVLEDGRLTDSKGRTVDFRNTIIIMTSNVGADALKRNKYVGFNIQDGNQQYKDMKSKVMDELKKAFRPEFLNRIDEIIVFHSLEKDHLKQIVRLMADTLVKRLKEQDIDLELTEAAIEKIAAEGFDPEYGARPLRRALQKHIEDRLSEELLKGTIAKGQKVVVDVKDGEFVVLAKQAVM; this comes from the coding sequence ATGATGTTTGGCAGATTTACGGAACGGGCGCAAAAAGTGCTGGCGTTGGCGCAAGAGGAAGCCATCCGCCTCGGCCATAACAATATCGGAACCGAACATATTTTGCTTGGGCTGATCCGTGAGGGGGAAGGAATCGCTGCTAAAGCGCTCATGGCGCTTGGACTTGACCCGGATAAAATCCAAAAAGAAGTCGAATCGCTCATCGGCCGCGGCAATGAAGTGTCCCATACGCTCCATTACACGCCGCGGGCGAAAAAAGTGATCGAGCTGTCAATGGACGAAGCGAGGAAACTTGGCCATTCGTATGTCGGCACGGAGCATATTTTGCTTGGCTTGATCCGCGAGGGGGAAGGCGTGGCCGCTCGCGTGCTGAACAACCTCGGGGTGAGCTTGAACAAGGCGCGCCAACAAGTGTTGCAACTGCTCGGCAGCAATGAATCGGTATCGGGCCACGGCGGTGGGGGGGCTTCGCATGTAAGCACGCCGACGCTTGACAGCCTTGCCCGCGATTTGACGGCGATTGCCCGCGAAGGGCGGCTTGATCCGGTCATCGGCCGCAGCAAAGAAATTCAGCGTGTTATTGAAGTGTTGAGCCGACGGACAAAAAACAACCCGGTGCTCATCGGTGAACCGGGGGTTGGAAAAACAGCGATCGCGGAAGGATTGGCCCAGCAAATCGTCAACAACGAAGTGCCGGAAACGCTGCGCGACAAACGGGTCATGACGCTCGATATGGGGACGGTCGTCGCCGGGACGAAATACCGCGGCGAATTTGAAGACCGGCTGAAAAAAGTGATGGACGAAATTCGCCAGGCGGGCAATATCATTTTGTTCATCGATGAACTCCATACGTTAATCGGCGCTGGCGGAGCCGAAGGGGCCATCGACGCGTCGAACATTTTAAAGCCGGCCTTGGCGCGTGGAGAATTGCAATGTATCGGTGCGACAACGCTTGATGAATACCGCAAATACATTGAGAAAGATGCTGCGCTCGAGCGCCGCTTCCAGCCGATTCACGTCGATGAGCCGACAGTTGAAGAGTCGATTCAAATTTTAAAAGGGCTGCGCGACCGGTATGAAGCGCATCATCGCGTCTCGATTTCCGATGAGGCGATCATTCAGGCAGTCAAACTTTCCGACCGGTATATTACCGACCGGTTCCTGCCGGATAAAGCGATCGACTTGATTGATGAAGCTTGCTCGAAAGTGCGTCTCCGTTCGTTCACGGCGCCGCCGAAACTGAAAGAACTGGAGCAAAAGCTTGAAGAAGTGCGAAAAGAGAAAGATGCGGCCGTGCAAAGCCAAGAATTTGAAAAAGCGGCGTCGCTGCGTGATATGGAGCAGCGGCTGCGTGAAGAGCTTGAAGAAACGAAACGTGCGTGGAAAGAAAAACAAGGCCAAGAAAATTTGGAAGTGACGGTCGAAGACATTGCCGCGGTCGTCTCGAGTTGGACCGGGATTCCGGTATCGAAGCTGGCCGAGACGGAAACCGAGCGGCTGTTGAAACTGGAAGAAATTTTGCATTCGCGCGTCGTCGGCCAAGACGAGGCGGTCAAAGCGGTGGCCAAAGCGGTGCGCCGCGCCCGGGCTGGCCTCAAAGACCCGAAACGCCCGATCGGTTCGTTCATTTTCCTCGGCCCGACCGGCGTCGGGAAAACGGAATTGGCCCGTGCATTGGCCGAGGCAATGTTTGGAGATGAAGATGCCCTCATTCGCATCGATATGTCCGAGTATATGGAAAAACACTCGACATCGCGGCTCATCGGTTCGCCGCCGGGGTATGTCGGCTACGAAGAAGGCGGTCAGCTGACCGAAAAAGTGCGTCGCAAGCCATACTCGGTCGTTCTGTTGGATGAGATGGAAAAAGCGCATCCGGACGTGTTTAACATCTTGCTGCAGGTGCTCGAAGACGGGCGGTTGACTGACTCGAAAGGGCGGACGGTTGACTTCCGCAACACGATCATCATTATGACATCGAACGTCGGCGCGGATGCTTTGAAGCGGAACAAGTATGTCGGCTTTAACATCCAGGATGGAAACCAGCAATACAAAGACATGAAAAGCAAGGTCATGGATGAGCTGAAAAAAGCGTTCCGTCCGGAGTTTTTGAACCGGATCGATGAAATTATCGTCTTCCATTCGCTTGAAAAAGACCATCTAAAACAAATTGTCCGTCTGATGGCTGATACGCTGGTGAAACGGCTGAAAGAGCAAGATATTGACCTTGAATTGACGGAGGCGGCGATTGAGAAAATCGCTGCTGAAGGTTTCGATCCGGAATACGGGGCTCGCCCGTTGCGCCGCGCTTTGCAAAAACATATTGAAGACCGTTTGTCCGAAGAACTGTTAAAAGGCACGATCGCCAAAGGACAAAAAGTCGTCGTTGATGTGAAAGATGGGGAATTTGTCGTATTGGCAAAACAGGCCGTGATGTGA
- the gltX gene encoding glutamate--tRNA ligase: MAKDVRVRYAPSPTGHLHIGGARTALFNYLFARHHGGKMIVRIEDTDIERNVEGGEQSQLENLQWLGIDYDESVDKDGGYGPYRQTERLDIYRKYVDELLEQGHAYKCFCTPEELEREREEQRAAGIAAPQYSGKCRRLTPEQVAELEAQGKPYTIRLKVPEGKTYEVDDLVRGKVTFESKDIGDWVIVKANGIPTYNFAVVIDDHLMEISHVFRGEEHLSNTPKQLMVYEYFGWEPPQFAHLTLIVNEQRKKLSKRDESIIQFVSQYKELGYLPEAMFNFFALLGWSPEGEEEIFSKDELIRIFDVSRLSKSPSMFDTKKLTWMNNQYIKKLDLDRLVELALPHLVKAGRLPADMSDEQRQWARDLIALYQEQMSYGAEIVPLSELFFKEEVEYEDEARQVLAEEQVPDVLSAFLAHVRDLDPFTADEIKAAIKGVQKATGQKGKKLFMPIRAAVTGQTHGPELPFAIQLLGKQKVIERLERALQEKF, from the coding sequence ATGGCAAAAGATGTGCGCGTGCGCTATGCGCCGAGCCCGACCGGCCATTTGCATATCGGAGGGGCGCGGACCGCGCTGTTTAACTATTTGTTTGCTCGCCATCACGGCGGAAAAATGATCGTCCGCATCGAGGATACGGATATCGAACGGAACGTGGAAGGCGGCGAACAGTCGCAGCTCGAAAACTTACAATGGCTCGGCATCGATTATGACGAGTCCGTTGATAAAGATGGCGGCTATGGTCCGTACCGCCAGACGGAGCGGCTTGATATATACCGGAAGTATGTGGACGAACTGCTCGAGCAAGGACATGCGTACAAATGTTTTTGCACGCCGGAAGAGCTTGAGCGGGAGCGGGAGGAGCAGCGTGCGGCCGGCATCGCCGCTCCGCAATACAGCGGCAAGTGCCGCCGTTTGACGCCGGAACAGGTCGCGGAACTTGAGGCGCAAGGCAAGCCGTATACGATCCGCCTCAAGGTGCCGGAAGGGAAAACATACGAAGTCGACGATCTGGTGCGCGGCAAAGTGACGTTTGAATCGAAAGATATCGGCGATTGGGTCATTGTGAAGGCGAACGGTATTCCGACGTACAACTTTGCCGTCGTCATCGACGACCACCTTATGGAGATCAGCCATGTGTTCCGCGGTGAGGAGCATTTGTCCAACACGCCGAAGCAGCTGATGGTGTATGAATATTTTGGCTGGGAGCCGCCGCAGTTTGCCCATTTGACGTTGATTGTCAACGAACAGCGGAAAAAGTTGTCCAAGCGCGATGAGTCAATCATTCAGTTCGTGTCGCAATACAAAGAGCTCGGCTATTTGCCGGAAGCGATGTTCAACTTTTTCGCCCTCTTAGGCTGGTCGCCGGAAGGGGAGGAAGAAATTTTTTCGAAAGACGAGCTCATCCGCATCTTCGACGTTTCGCGGCTGTCAAAGTCGCCGTCGATGTTTGACACGAAAAAGCTGACATGGATGAACAATCAATACATCAAAAAACTCGATTTGGACCGGCTCGTCGAATTGGCTTTGCCGCATTTGGTGAAAGCCGGGCGCTTGCCGGCGGACATGAGCGACGAACAGCGGCAGTGGGCGCGCGATTTAATCGCACTGTATCAAGAGCAAATGAGCTACGGGGCGGAGATTGTTCCGTTGTCCGAGTTGTTCTTTAAGGAAGAAGTCGAATACGAAGATGAGGCGCGCCAAGTGCTCGCCGAAGAACAAGTGCCCGACGTGCTTTCGGCCTTTTTGGCCCATGTGCGGGACCTCGACCCGTTTACAGCCGACGAAATTAAAGCGGCGATTAAGGGGGTGCAAAAGGCGACCGGACAAAAAGGGAAAAAGCTGTTTATGCCAATTCGCGCCGCGGTGACCGGGCAAACGCACGGGCCGGAGCTTCCGTTTGCCATTCAGCTGCTCGGCAAACAAAAAGTAATCGAGCGGCTCGAGCGGGCGCTGCAAGAAAAATTTTAG
- the ispD gene encoding 2-C-methyl-D-erythritol 4-phosphate cytidylyltransferase has product MNYEAIVLAAGQGKRMNAGMNKQFIELGGEPLIVRTLKVFDRDERCARVVLVVNPAERSRFEQLVVRFRIKKVAAFAEGGEERQHSVYNGLQALEGRGIVLIHDGARPFIHVRHLHELADAAARYGAAVPAVRVKDTIKKVDGLFVEQTIDRSSLWAVQTPQAFRLSLIAEAHEAAKREGYLGTDDASLVERLGKPVKIVEGDYRNIKLTTPEDILFAEAILASRVAE; this is encoded by the coding sequence ATGAACTACGAAGCGATTGTCTTGGCGGCCGGACAAGGAAAGAGGATGAACGCCGGTATGAATAAGCAGTTTATTGAACTAGGCGGCGAACCGCTCATCGTCCGGACGCTGAAGGTGTTCGACCGCGATGAACGGTGCGCCCGCGTCGTGCTTGTCGTGAATCCGGCGGAGCGAAGCCGCTTTGAGCAACTTGTCGTTCGTTTTCGTATCAAAAAAGTGGCAGCGTTCGCTGAGGGCGGCGAGGAGCGGCAACATAGCGTCTATAACGGGCTGCAGGCGTTAGAGGGACGGGGCATTGTCCTGATCCACGACGGCGCCCGCCCGTTTATTCACGTCCGCCATTTGCATGAGCTGGCGGATGCAGCCGCCCGATACGGGGCAGCGGTCCCGGCTGTGCGGGTGAAAGACACAATCAAAAAAGTGGACGGTTTGTTTGTCGAACAGACGATTGATCGTTCCAGCTTGTGGGCGGTGCAGACGCCACAAGCTTTTCGTCTGTCTTTGATCGCCGAGGCGCATGAGGCTGCGAAACGGGAAGGCTATCTTGGCACGGACGACGCCAGCCTCGTCGAGCGGCTCGGCAAGCCGGTGAAAATTGTAGAAGGGGACTACCGCAACATTAAACTGACGACTCCGGAAGACATTTTGTTTGCCGAGGCGATTTTAGCGAGCCGCGTCGCAGAGTAA
- the cysE gene encoding serine O-acetyltransferase codes for MMFKTLKEDIEVIFEQDPAARSYLEVILTYSGLHAIWAHRIAHALYKRKFYFLARLISQISRFFTGIEIHPGAKIGRRFFIDHGMGVVIGETCEIGDNVTVYQGVTLGGTGKEKGKRHPTIKDNCLIAAGAKVLGSITIGENSKIGAGSVVLKDVPPNSTVVGIPGRVVVRDGVKVKKDLNHTDLPDPIADRFRELEEEIVRLKSELEALKQQERKSEYEQHPAL; via the coding sequence ATGATGTTTAAAACGTTAAAAGAGGATATTGAGGTCATTTTTGAACAAGACCCGGCGGCAAGAAGCTACCTGGAAGTCATTTTAACGTACTCCGGCCTGCATGCCATTTGGGCGCATCGGATCGCTCATGCGCTTTACAAACGGAAATTTTACTTTCTTGCCCGGTTGATTTCGCAAATCAGCCGCTTTTTCACCGGCATTGAAATTCATCCGGGCGCCAAAATCGGCCGCCGCTTTTTCATCGACCACGGCATGGGTGTGGTGATCGGCGAAACGTGCGAAATCGGCGACAATGTCACGGTCTATCAAGGGGTCACATTAGGAGGGACAGGGAAAGAAAAAGGGAAGCGGCACCCGACGATCAAAGACAACTGTTTGATCGCTGCCGGCGCGAAAGTGCTCGGGTCGATTACGATCGGCGAAAACTCGAAAATTGGCGCCGGGTCGGTCGTGTTAAAAGACGTGCCGCCCAACTCAACCGTCGTTGGCATTCCGGGCCGCGTGGTTGTGCGTGATGGAGTGAAAGTGAAAAAAGATTTGAACCACACCGACCTGCCAGATCCGATCGCTGACCGGTTCCGGGAGCTTGAAGAGGAGATCGTCCGGCTGAAAAGCGAGTTGGAGGCATTGAAACAGCAAGAAAGGAAGAGCGAGTATGAGCAGCATCCGGCTTTATAA
- a CDS encoding UvrB/UvrC motif-containing protein, producing the protein MICQECKQRPATMHFTKIVNGEKTEFHLCEQCAKEHGHTFMLYGHDDFPLNNLLAGLLNFQAPMKEVTANAFPNPDLLQCETCQMTYHQFTQIGRFGCADCYRTFARYLPPILKRLHSGNTAHSGKIPKRKGGVLHLRKQLATLKQKLQELVAREEFERAAEVRDQIRSLEDELRRRGEGEM; encoded by the coding sequence TTGATTTGCCAAGAATGCAAGCAACGCCCGGCGACGATGCATTTTACGAAAATAGTCAACGGGGAAAAAACGGAATTTCACCTTTGCGAGCAATGCGCCAAAGAACATGGTCATACGTTTATGCTCTATGGCCATGACGACTTTCCGCTCAACAATTTGTTAGCGGGGCTTCTCAACTTTCAAGCTCCGATGAAAGAAGTGACGGCCAATGCGTTCCCGAATCCGGATTTGCTTCAATGCGAGACGTGCCAAATGACATACCACCAGTTTACGCAAATTGGGCGGTTCGGTTGCGCCGACTGCTATCGGACGTTTGCCCGTTACCTTCCGCCGATTTTAAAACGGCTTCATAGCGGAAATACTGCTCATTCAGGGAAAATTCCGAAGCGAAAAGGCGGCGTCCTCCATTTGCGGAAGCAGCTGGCCACGTTGAAACAAAAGCTTCAGGAATTAGTTGCCCGCGAGGAATTTGAGCGGGCGGCCGAGGTGCGCGACCAGATTCGTTCGTTAGAGGACGAACTTCGCCGACGTGGAGAGGGGGAGATGTAG